One Bombus affinis isolate iyBomAffi1 chromosome 18, iyBomAffi1.2, whole genome shotgun sequence genomic window, TATCTAAAAAATTTTGTACAAACAATCTTAAATGACCAAATGATTACTTGCTATGCCCTGAAGCGACAAACGTTTATTCATTTAGCGTATGTTATAcctaattttatatcaaatgtaCTTATTCATTTCATTTTACTTTATTGAAGTAAAAAAGACGATAATTTTCACCGATGTCAGTGTTACGAATGGATGAATTCACATAAATGACGCAATAGTTTATGCGTCTATTAAATTATcgattataaaaattgaaaattttttatttttcatgttTACAAATAAGTAGTGCATCAAAAAgaaatgtattacgttatacgagcAAATGTATTCCGGTAAAATATTCGGAAGTATGCATATGAAATGCATGCTAGTAGTGAAGTGCATTTTGTATTTCCTTTCGCTTTTCGATAATAACGCCGGAAGTACAGTAACCAAGTATTTTCATCGTGTTAAAAAAAAAGTTGTATAATGGTTCTATCGATAAGATCGAAAAGAACATCAACAGATAAATTAACAGTTACGGATGATGAAGAATAACAAAGTAAAAGTTACATGAATGAATTTAAAATGTTCCATGCGTTATGCGTCGCTACGTGTCAAATTACTCGGTTAATCGCAAGGCGGCGCTCTGAACTCCCGCTCTGCGTTTGACGATGTATCACGTGACCCACGCTAACCGCCATCTTTGCTTATCGTATAAACAGTGCGACCGGGTTCAGCACGGATTCTTGTTGAGAAATTGTGGTTTTTCCAGTGTTTTTGAGTGATTCAGTTGCGAAGAAATGTCGGAGATCAAGGCGGAGAGCAAGAACGATAACAATATCGAGGATGTGTCAAAGGTAAGCAGAGGGAAGCACGAGAAATATCTTCATCAAGCCGAGTTTTCATGCTAAGGCGGCGTGTTGCGCCCCTGAAATACGAAGAGACGCTCGTTCTCTCGAAAATTCGATGGAATAGCTTGTGCTACGATAAAGAAATGTCGTTTGAAAAGTGATTACGTGAGACACGAAGCTATACAGCTAAAATGCACGGACGCTTTATACCGCGTAGCTACAGGCTCAGTGATTTTTCAAAGCTGCGCCGTTTGTCCTTCATTAGCAAAGATGGTGGATGTTTTTTATTTGTAACTCTCGTGACGAAGGGAGTCGCTGGTTAATGGCAATAAGCCTGTACAAAAAAAGGCGGGAAATAGATTTTGATTCTAAGACTGTCTGTCATACGGTTTTCTACGAAAACTCACTCTCTTTTAGAAACATTGTTCGAGACTACGACGCTAGAAATACATATCGACTTGGCAAAATGGCGGGAAACTTAAATAAACCTGCTATGTATTCTCATATAGTTCAACGGTTCTTGATAATCTTATCACGGGTGTAATTATCATCACGTTTATGCGTTTTTCTGTTAGTTCGACATAATCCTTAAATCGTTTACCATTTAATTTGTTTCTACTACTTTACATTAAGTTATGATTACAATTACGAGACgatgaatttttatatatttcatcgAATCTTCTTAAAATGCagcaattatttattttcaggATCATTCAGCAGAAGAGAAACCAAGTCCAACGAAAAATAAACGAGGAGGCACGAAAAGACTCTCTACACTAGAAAGATTGGCTCAAGAAGGAGAGCGAGTCACAAAGGTGcgttctgttttttttttcttcgtttatacctttctttctttattcttttcTGTTTATGTATTTTccttattttcttaaaattagATTACACGGTGAGAATTAGGTTTGTCGAAAAATTTGTAAATGTTCCCAAAATTCAAAGAATCAAGATTTCATCCCTTTATTATTTCCCTCCATTTAGCCTGCCCGTAAATATTGTTTGCCTACGTGAGGAAAAGGGTGTTAAGAGTGGGGATACAAAGGGCTGGGGTAGGGGCAAGGGGAATTCTCTCAGGTGGGGGAGGGAGACAGAGGATTTCCCGCTAATACACGTCGTAACCGCCAATTATGAAGTCATTCATATTTTTCAGATTGAATAGCTGATTCTTTGTTGTTACTCTAATTAttgatatatatgtagtattatATCTTTTCACATTTCTGTGTTTAATCTCACTTTTACGTTATAGTTGTAGTAAGGATATGTACAAATAacatgaatttttatattatttcgctAGAGTAAAAATTAATAGGCATAGACTAAATTACAAAAAGAAGTCATGTTATTGTTTAATTGTGTGGGTAGTAGAGTATACTATGCATTTTAATCgtattttaaaattttcattattgTTGTAAGAAGCTGATTTGTTGTAAGATGCTATTTGGATTATGCTGCATTTAGAGTTATGATTAATAGTGGGTGATCTCCTATTGCAGGATTTAAATGCATCTGTTGGAGAAGTTGAAGGGAGGAGGCGCACACGTAGTTCAGCACGAGGCCTAACCTCATCAACACCTGTGCCATCTCcacctaaaaaagaaaaaagggataCATCAACAAAAGGCACCGGTCGTGGACGCGGGCGTCCTAAGCGACAAGAGAAAAATAATGACAATAATACAGACGAAGAAGCAGCTAACAATAAAAGCGAAAAGCATTCTGAGGAGGAATCTATGAAAATGGACGTGGATGAACACAAAGAGGAAACAGAAAAATTGGCGGATAACGAGGACAAGAGTGTTGCGAAAACTGAAAGTAAAGAGGCTTCTGATAAGGTGCTTGACTCTAATTTCAAGGAGGAAAAAGTTACAGAAGAATCGGAAAGCTTCGCAGAAGAAAGCAAGAGTTCTAGTGTCAGTgaagagaaaaaggaggaaGACATAAAGGATAGCTCGGATTCGAGTCAAGATGCAACAGACACAACAACAGAGGCACCACCTTCATCTTCATCAGAGTCTCAAAATCCTTCTAATGCTACTACTACAGAAGAAAATAAGGAATAACCTCCTTTCGTCTGTTTACCAACTTCATGTAAGCACTTTTTTTTACAATTGATTCTTTGACTCGTCATTAGCATTGGTTAGACTTTGGTTGAATAAAGTGGAAAGGAATGAGAATGTATGAGTGTTACAAGAAAAGTATATAACTATTTTCATGTATTTACACTCCTGAACTTTTATGGATGTGCAAATAACTGTAATTATTGCTAACGAATATAAAAATGTGCATTAATTATAAATGTACAATTTCATAACTATATGTATTATCGTTGGTCATAACATATGAGACAGGAGATATATTGTCGTTCCATGCATTCTCAGTCTTTTCGATTAGTATAAGAGTACatagtataaaattatttaataacacgaagtatgaATGATATAAAACTTGTatagatttttataaattttaataatgtcAGTACATGATTAGAAAGCAAATTGAATCATAGAGAGCATTGTCAAAACGTAATTATAGCTTGTTTAAAAACAAAgaatttgttataaaatattgcttTTACTGTAGCAGGTACCAGGGCGGCGCACACAATGGGGTTACAAATCCAGTCCCCTCGTCTATTTTAACAAATTGACACCTTCTTGCCGATCGTTATTCTAATCAGCGTACACGAGtattattttcctttttaattcgCAGACGAAATATTGAGATATGTTTTTGATATACATTCATTGCCAGGATAATTATATGTTTAATTAATGTATTAAGTGGTATTGGGTGTACCATAGAGTAGTTGTACTAATGTACTTCTACTTCGATAAAGAGTAAAATTACTCGTGCACTGATTAGTTTACGATGCAAAAACAAGGTGTAGAGCGTACGTTGTTCATGTACAATGATaatattattgtaaaatatatttaatatggacTTATATAGACAAGTTGTTTTCAAATCAGAGCTGAGGCCGGAGTCTTTAAACACCAGTCTTCAATTCAGATCTGATATGGAAGTAGCTAAAATTAATTCGTACATAGTAAATTACTGTAATATCTTATCTTATATAAATAACGACTGAATGAAATGGAATATATGAGAATTATGGTGAAACGATTTCTCTTTTTTCATGGTATGCAGAAATAAAATTTCTGAGAAACGCGTCGTGACGTGATATCAATTCTCCTTCCTCGTACAGTGTTACTAATAACAACCGGTTTTTCGATTATTCATATTTTCAGTTTCTTTTGTATTTGGCAACTAACACTTTAATAGGATATGCTTTCTTCCTATCGTtcaaattgaaaaaagaagaaaatgaaaaacgacaaaaatattgtataataaatttatgcatatgtattttttataatagaatttcgcTGCCCGTCGATGTTCTGTAATGAATGTAAATCTTTTTATTAAGCcgttttcttttcatttaatGGTCCAATATTAAATATGTTGATATTATTGTGTATTTGAACGGTTGTGAATGTACAGATAGATTATATAATTCATTGAACTATATCTAATTAAAAGGTCTACAGGTTTTAACGAAATACAGAAATGGAATGATAAATCTAACAGTTGAACGTTCGAACATGTGTGCAATTAAAGAAGCAATTTGTTTTGATCGCGCTTACATATCTTTTAGATCACGCGAATGTAAAATAACTTTATCCTTCTCCTCTTCcttaatatttattgcaaaattTTCGGATAAATTCTGAAATAATTGATCGAGTTTATTTCTAACTCAAGCGTTATTCAGATAATTGACAGAGTTtgtaaacaaagaaagaaaaagaaaaaaggtagAAAAGAAAATGGTTTTAGCTAAGTTGCTTGCTTCTGATAATTACTTGTACTGTAAGGGAAAATAGGATTTGCCATTccatgtattttttctttttcttgtaagTAGCACGACGAGACAAAGCGTCGCTTTTCGCGAGAGATTAAAATCAAATGCGATACGCGTGTATATAGTTAAGGTTAAGCTTCGTGTGTGGCAATTGATCTTATCTTCGACGTGGTAGCGTGAAGGATTGGAACGACATGTGTCAGCGTGAACATCTGttatagaaaatatagaaaGTATAGCTGAAACATATTTTTTACTAATTCAGTTAAACACTAATCTTTATgatacatattacgttataaattagAACATTTAGTCCTTtttacgagagagagagagagtaaacGGTACATTTATTTTATCTATACATAAGTATGTAAATGATTAGCATTTATGAGAAAAAGTGTCTACGAGGTTcgatattagaatttttacaatacgtatgtgtatatatacataaacatatacatacgcatatatatattatatatatttactatttTAGCTGTGTATTATTCTTGTTATAAATTAGAGAATTCTTATCAGCCTGAACCTTATACTTCAGCTCTTATAAAGAATAGCTAAAGGAAGTTCTTCTCCGGTTTGAGAAATTCAAGAGAATCATGTTTTTACATGAATAACTCGCGGTGAAAAATAGGTTATTGAAAACTTAAGTTTAACATTTGTCATTCTCGGTAGTCGACACCAATAGACGTTTTCATATTACTGTACATTTATTGTGCTTTGATCATATTTGGATAATTCAATTCGCAACGATGTGTGCGAGTATGTATAAAATTTATCCGTTTGATGCAATCTGTACTACAATTTGACGAACATTTAACAAATTTGCaattcgaaaagaaaaaaaaaacatcaaAAATATATCTATCGAAATGTGATGTGTCAGATCTCGCAGATATCTAAGAGAAGCTAAGAGAAGAcgagaaataatttaaaaagtcgTTATCGATAAATCTATTTGTGAACAGATATAAAATgagatataaaaatgaaatatgctTTGCTTAATAGACGTGGTATACAAGTTACACGAACGATATGTTCGTTTTCGTCATCGAGAAATTTATAGTGTCTCTATAAATGGAATTTAGAGATTttcgtaaattatatttaagttgaaCAATTGTTTCAGAGCTGGAGCTGTAAATATTAATAGAAATCAGGATGAAAGACAATGATTTTGTACAATCAGTATATTAGTTCTGATAAAATTCGATATCTTTTTTAAAAGTATTTTACGAAAGTATAAATATTTCTCACGAACGTTAAATATTGCCTATAAAAACGGAGAAAAGATTATCATGacaaataaacaaattttaagCATACTCACGTTATCGTATCGTTCGATGTTGAATACAATTCTTGCTATCGTAATTATCAACAGTCAACAATGTCGATTCCACTATTTAATCGATTGCGTTTAGTCACCAGATGGCGAGATCGCAGCTCTTTACAAATACAGCGAATTTAAAagcgaaaggaagaaaaatgcgTACAGAACCAATAATTCGGATTATTCACAGAATTTGTTTAAAAAGAATAAACTCTAAAACAGATTGCAATAAcggaaaagaaaaattgaatatatcttaaaacgaaacgaagcaaaaaaagaaagaggaaagagtTATCATGCTTGTTTTCGTTTAATAGTAGAAACTCTATTTATATCCAAACAAGAACTATAAAAACGTGATTGTTATCATCAGTTTGTTACTACAGAGAAATTTACACGAAGAACAATCTTTTAActattgttattttttaaattaagttaCAAAATCATCTATAAAGTTCTAAAAGAAGAGAATGGGTGTTTATGTAAACGGAGGAAATCTTTGGTTGCTTTGCTAACTCTTTATTCGTTGTGCTTATTTCCAAGTGTAATACGAATTTCGTGTTTAATCGGATTATTCATCGTTCGTACTCAATTTTTttgatacatacatacatacatacatgcatgcttacatatatacatacatacagtaTTGACACAGCCTTTAAAACAGAATtactttttaaaaattagaCTTAAACGACTTGAATCTTTTTAAGAAGTTAAAAGAATTAGTTTATTAGAAGATAGGTTAAATGTTTTTTTTCTAAACTGCAGTTGATTGGAAATGCGAAGAAAATAATAGAGGTCACTTTTTACTAACATTTTTATCTGGGCCTGTAACGAAAATGTAAGTAACATATTATGAAGGGTTATGCCAGCTATACATACACATgttgaaaatttcatcgaaatcgaTTAATATAGAAATAGGCAATAGGCATCaaaaaaatgaacaaaaatgtAGATTTATTTCAGATATAGGCATAAAGTCGTAGAAAACTGCAATTTTCATTCATTTTTGATTTCGATGACATTTTTAGCACATATATAATTAACATAAATCTATAAAGtatactttttaaatttttaaacaagTTGTAAAAAGTGACCTTTACTATTTTTTTCGCGGTTCCGGTCAATtacaattttttcaaaatttttttatGCATCATCTAGTAAACTAGTCCTTTTACTTCTAAAAAAGATTCAAGTCGTTTGGTCTAATTTTTAGAAAGTTATTTTGTTTCAAAGAGTGTTTCAATGTTTTAATTCGTGAccgtatgtatacatatataggcGTTCAAATTAATGCGCTCGCCGTtcttctaatgaaaattcactTCTTTCTTGTTCGACGTCTACGTTATCTTTGCGTCAAAATCAATTAACCTTTAGTTCGTGTAACATTGTTGATCTGCGCGTTTTTTGACGATCCACAGACCTAACTATACATATAACAGATATCTACTTAGGTTGGCCTTGACTTCGATGGACGAGCGCATGATTGTTAGGCCTCGTTTTCACCGAAGCAACAACGAACAACTTTCTGCTGTCTCTCGTTGCTACATTCCAAGACATTTCCAACAAACAGCAACTTATAGAAACATTCTATCCACACTGAAACATTATGCGATAACTTTTTCAGGAAACATGGAATAGCAATAAAAGGTTGTTCAATTTGTTTCAGTGGAAACGAGGCCTTCCGCTCGCTATTACGAACAATCGTGGACCGGTATTTTAATGTCTTTTCATTTCTTCTATATTTTCTCTACTTATGAGTCATTTTTGCTTCTTATCTGTGTGGTTTGTATATGGTATGATCTGTATTGGTAGATCTGTCGACTGATCTACCAATTTAAATTCTGTTTCAGCTTTTTGCCAGAAATATGTTTTTCATTTCGTCCTTTTACTACATTCGCCATCGTTATTCGAAATACAAAAAAATACCGATAGAAAGACGTGTCGATAAACGAGAAAGATAGTTGCAAAATTGTTCCGACATTCAAATGCTTTGAAATAGTCAAGAAATTATTCTATAGCAGATATGTACTTGTACGAATCTTGGAACAGGTGTACGGAATGGCAACGTTGTACAAAGAATCGAATAGGAGCGTTTGGCACGAGTCGCAGCGTGTCGCGTTGACGACAAGATAAAAAGAAACTGTTTACGAACGAACGAGCGAAAAGGGGTGCGGCTCGCTGCATCGGCCATCGCGCTGCTTCTCGATAATTAAATGTCAGATAGCTAGGCGAGACAGCGCGACATGACACGGTGTTTTCATCGGTCGGTCGTGGCACGTTTACATCGGTTATATAGTCTCCTTTTCTAATCATAAAGATATGTCCTTACAGAggcttttaaaatattttacactttTGGTTTAAACTTCTGAATGCACGAGTCCTATGAAATTGCACAGTTGAGTCAAACGCGAGTGATTATCGACATGGCAATCAACGCGACGGAGTTCTTCCGCGAGTTTGACATTTTCTCGTTGAATATTTTGTGGGAAATTGAGAAAATTAAGAGCAAAGGAAGTGACACAAATTTGGACGCGATAACACGACTTTCGTTAACGATAAGAGCGCGTAGTTAATgaaagttataacgtttgaTTTAATCGATAACGCCACCGCGAATGAGAAGAACGATGCCATCCTCTGCGGACTTTTCACATAAAGTTGTTAATATTTGACCGAAAGTTGAGTCGTTGTTCGTTGGTTGGCAGGAGCACAAGACACAAGCGTACCAAGTATGTATATGCGTAATTAGAATCTTTAGCGATTACTATTTCACTGGTGATGGTGTTCGTGTTTACTCGCTGATCGGTACAGATCGGATACGTTCGTTGTAGATAAAACTTCGCTTTTCAGTGTTTACGGTTCACAAACAGATACGTATTAGATGCTTACCATCTCCGAGAATTTCCTGTTCTGTGTAATTCGCGCAATTATCGAGATAACGATAACGGATTGCGGCGAGCTCACGTAAATTAATTGTCCCTGCAATTAGAGCGGCGACAGCATTGATTTCGAGATGGAATAGGGAAACTGGACGAAGGGGGCAGTGGCGTGGACgtaacgaaatcggtaattggTTTAACAAACGGATCTTGTTTCTCGACTAGCCACGACTAGTCGACGAAGCGGTCGATTAACTAGGGAAATTGTTCACGAACCGATGTGCCTCGGCATTCCACAGTTTCTATtggatttcaaaatatttatttcctcataactacATGCGTTTACATTTACAGAGTGCTGGTGGTTAGGTGTACTAACGCGATCGCATAGGTGATTACCAAGTGTTAATTACATCGCAGGGAAATGACAGCCGCAAAACCGTTGGGAACGCGTTTCCGAATGCACCGCGCCTCCGCTCCTTTCATATTGGATCCAttctttttcatctttcgttcCTCTTTCGTTCCGATTTTCTCCGTAACGAGCAAATACTCGCATTACCGAAATGCCGCTTGATTTACTCTCTATCCGTTGGCGCTAGTTGCTTCGTTGGTGGTTCTACGCGATTTACTCTTTCTTACGAAGGTCGAGAAAATAAAGTAGTTTCGTAAAATGGATCGAAAAATAAGGCAAAAAAAAGAGGCATTCGTGTATGCGACGAGAGACGATATGGCGGATATGTTAAGAGTTACTCGTACGTCTACTTCCAATTCGATCTGGTGAAATTGTGCGGAGTAGTGCGGAGCGATGCCGTTTACAGCGTGGCATTCGACGTGCACGGAATGCAAGGCTTGTGATATCAACAACGACGCAATACATTGACGCGACTATCTCGACATAATCTCTTTGCGTCCGGTGGTCGTCTTTGTGGCCACTGACGCGATAGACTCATGAAATTTGATCTTTCCAGTTTCGCTGGTTTGGAACGGCGCGCGATATTCGCTACCGCTTCCTGCCACGAAAAGCCTCTACTCAAGCGCGTTCGGCTCGCAGGCTTTGAACGCGGCCACCGGAAAGCGGAAAACGTAATTTAAAGTAAATTACGACTGTTCTCTcgccgtttctttttcttcacgTTCGAGATCGTTTCCCCTGAACTCTCTCCTTGTCCGTGCTTTTTTTCTCCTATAATCGAATAAATCTTTGACCCAAGAAAACAGCACAGCAGAGAATCGTCAAAGTTCACGGTGATATTTAGCTTTAAACGTTTGATATCTTTCCAATGTTTTCAACCGTTCTCGAGCAGCAAATGAAAATCGATTTTGTTCGAAATATGTCTCAGTTTCGTAAATGTAATAGAAGGAGAAGAATATCTCTCGAATCTATGTCGCTGCACTAGAGAATCATTTCGGAGAGAGCGAGAGATACGTTTAGATGAAAAATGTAATGGAAATCCTTTGTTTCGATGGCCCTTTACTTTCATCTTCGTTGGTGGCTTCGTCCGCAAATGTAGCCGAAAATTTGTGGATCTAGACCGGATCTGGTGCAGGTGCGAGCAGTTGCATGCTGCTGCTACTAGAATGCGCGATCTGTAAAAATAAACGGTGTTGCGATACGTTTGTTACATTTCGACGCTTAGTACGGTTCGTTCGCTGGATACGTTCGAATCGCGCGTGAAATCACTGTGAAAGATTAATATCGATTAACGACGATATAGCAGTGGCTGGATAAAATTCGTTTGATTCTGCGCTGCAATGTAATGTTATCGGTCAGATACCGAAACGAAATAAACACGCGATGAAATCTATTTTTGAACATCGAATAATTCAAGTCGACAAGTTATGACGCCACAGTCCGAGGCTACTTGTTGGCGATTTCAGCTTGTTTAAATTCAAGTATTTTCCCTGGCAATTATCGTATCGAAATAATTCGGAAGCCAGCGGCAGAAATTTTAGGCCGATTTTATTAACACTTTTTTTAACGTTATTCTATTATTTTGGTGTTATATATAAACAAAGAAAATGACAGTTCTCTAAAATATAGGCGAAACAAAGCTCAACAGGAGCGTCTCAACTATGTGACAAAGGATAGTGTCGTTGACTGAGATCATTAACGACGCCAAAATAACTTTTCTCAACTATGAACATCACGAAATAAATGTTCAGATAAGGTCGCTCTACTACATTATCTGCAAGACAAAGTCTATCAGTCACCTGAAGAAACGAGGCGCGCCACAAACCACGAAGGCTACGAAGAGCACGATAAACTTTTTCTAGACTAGAAAAGGAGTTACTTTAAAGAATCAAATCGAAATCGTTTTGTCACTCGCACGGCAGACACCAACTAATAAAGCATATTCGTTATGAAAAACATTTTTACAAAGTTAAGAAAATGAGTCGGACAAATCTGTCGTTAACTGTCGGACTATAACTAAACACAGAAGGAAATAAGCGGTTTTCAAAAATTAGGCACCTTTTGGGgaatagagaaaagaaaaacagagaggATAGAGATTTACCTGTTGTTTTGGTTGCTTGTACGACTTCTTGGTGTAGATTTTCAAAACTCTGCAGTTGCACGCGACGGATAGCGCTACAACTAGTCCCTGCCGTATCGATCGGTCGATGGATCATCCATGCAAAGAAAAGAAAGCAGAAATGGGATACACGTGTGATATTTAACGTTACCGATAGAGACTGCGAATCCCAAGCGAATGGGAAAAAGTTTAGGTGCTGTGTTCGAACTTACTCGATGGACAGACCGAACGCGAAGACAAATCGATCCTACTAGCAATTAGTGGTGACATA contains:
- the LOC126926559 gene encoding myoneurin-like; the protein is MSEIKAESKNDNNIEDVSKDHSAEEKPSPTKNKRGGTKRLSTLERLAQEGERVTKDLNASVGEVEGRRRTRSSARGLTSSTPVPSPPKKEKRDTSTKGTGRGRGRPKRQEKNNDNNTDEEAANNKSEKHSEEESMKMDVDEHKEETEKLADNEDKSVAKTESKEASDKVLDSNFKEEKVTEESESFAEESKSSSVSEEKKEEDIKDSSDSSQDATDTTTEAPPSSSSESQNPSNATTTEENKE